A stretch of the Erinaceus europaeus chromosome 23, mEriEur2.1, whole genome shotgun sequence genome encodes the following:
- the APC2 gene encoding adenomatous polyposis coli protein 2 isoform X1, whose protein sequence is MGLLGLLHSAFFGNQALQELKMTSSVAPYEQLVRQVEALKAENSHLRQELRDNSSHLCKLETETSGMKEVLKHLQGKLEQEARVLVSSGQTEVLEQLKALQMDISSLYNLTFQPLALEPEPAACTGTVTATATATAEGSPVHGSAPSKDSFGELGRATIRLLEELDQERCFLLSEMEKEEQEKLWYYAQLQGLAKRLDELPHVETFSMQMDLIRQQLEFEAQHIRSLMEERFGTSDERVQRAQMRASRLEQIDKELLSAQDRVQQTEPQALLAVKPIPVDEEPEPEAPTQPEDGALQPGNSKVEVVFWLLSMLATRDQEDTARTLLAMSSSPESCVAMRRSGCLPLLLQILHGAEAGVGGGPGAPGAKDARMRANAALHNIVFSQPEQGLARKEMRVLHVLEQIRAYCETCGDWLRARPVVPDQAPAPIEPQICQATCAVMKLSFDEEYRRAMNELGGLQAVAELLQVDYEMYRMTRDPLNLALRRYAGMTLTNLTFGDVANKAMLCGRRGCMEAIVAQLGSESEELQQVVSSILRNLSWRADIHSKKVLREVGSMAALMDCALRASKESTLKSVLSALWNLSAHSTENKAALCQVQGALGFLVSTLTYKCASNSLAIIESGGGVLRNVSSLVATREDYRQVLRDHNCLQTLLQHLTSHSLTIVSNACGTLWNLSARSARDQELLWELGAVGMLRNLVHSKHKMIAMGSAAALRNLLAHRPAKYAAAAAAVSPGSCAPSLVARKQRALEAELDTRGLAQALGRLDARGLAEPDAKKSGPPLRHLDALARDYASDSGCFDDEDAPSLAAAAEPASPAVPPPPLLPGGPRPPTARRGAPDAAEPGPADAAVAARAKAKLALAVARIDRLVEDIAALHTSSEDSLSLSSGDPGREAAREARAQSCSPCRGRAPPLLRLQAAHASLSNDSLNSGSASASDPPPRLLAALAERREAAPGAQARPSRLDLSAKGALDARVRTIKLSPTYQHVPMADGAAPTQPGVRRQAWPAAEGPSRAREKAAAGALELSRYSSLSSLSSAGRPGPSETGDVEDSDSSLERLEEARLDAAWHGPGPAPAASLPVAIPGPLHARGPGPEDATPSSSSENCVQETPLVLSRCSSVSSLGSFESPSIASSFASEPCSGLGSGAVSPSELPDSPGQTMPPSRSKTPPAAAAPFSLQWESYVKRFLDIADCRERRRLPSELDAGSVRFTLEQPDENFSCASSLSALALHEHYVQQDVELRLLRGAPGPHPHAPRRREEAPGRPAAPPPALAAPTELQLLRDCLGATPARLRKVASALVPGRARALPLPVYMLVAAPPGEDNLGTDSAEGAASLSDETLRGPRPAPKAAASTKQASGNRHRAGARGQEPPHGTGRDRKELELPLGPGPSSASAPRAHGDGGAQPLCLTTPTEEAVYCFYDDDSEDEPAISAAPPRRASAIPRAVKRDRAQPPGREPPTARSQPSLIEDETPPCYSLSSSASSLSEPEPPRRPRARPPAAPAAEARAPASRAPPDLPRRCAASALPRRRMPAAGPRRSKPRAARPEDVADEAAGSDRASDLDSVQWRAIQEGANSIVTWLHQAAAATREASSESDSLRSSASALSAGSTLQASPHHKAHRPDARAAAATQRAAGAPKGASGLPSVRRGRTVIYVPRPVAPKAAPGARSAPRKSTQPAATPKAPASWQPRSRSLHRPGLTTEPAAPRPTQRSATPPARLAKTPSSGSSQTSPAARPPPPGPRRPAPAHPTPGPAASPVPQTPARALLARQHKTQKSPVRIPFMARPAGRGPPPLARPSPEPGPRGRPGLLRGASARSSGSESSERSGFRRQLTFIKESPGLPRRRHPEQGPTAAAPAPVPVPVHASPRRGRPALPAVFLCSSRCDELRAPPRPGSAPAPRPRPGLRERPPRRPSSESPSRLPLRTAAPRPDTVRRYASLPHISVARRPAAPAAPAAATPARRSSDGEPSPASTWRRIRDEDVPHILQRTLPACALPLRRTSDAVVQTEDPAARAHAGPAPSPESRVPVAPAPVKPPADGPGFPASRHGSPSRSARVSPFNYVPSPMAAAGADPAAQKLPAGLPE, encoded by the exons GCGCTGCAGGAGCTGAAGATGACGAGCTCCGTGGCCCCGTATGAGCAGCTGGTGCGGCAGGTGGAGGCTTTGAAGGCCGAGAACAGTCACTTGAGGCAGGAGCTGAGGGACAACTCCAGCCACCTGTGCAAGCTGGAGAcggaaacttcaggcatgaag GAAGTTCTCAAGCACCTGCAGGGCAAGCTGGAGCAGGAAGCCCGGGTGCTGGTGTCCTCGGGGCAGACAGAGGTGCTGGAGCAGCTGAAAG CCCTGCAGATGGACATCAGCAGCCTGTACAACCTCacgttccagcccctggccctggAGCCGGAGCCGGCTGCCTGCACTGGCACCgtcaccgccaccgccaccgccaccgccgagGGGAGCCCTGTGCACGGCTCTGCACCCTCCAAGGACAGCTTCGGGGAGCTGGGCCGGGCCACCATCCGGCTGCTGGAGGAGCTGGACCAGGAGAG GTGCTTCCTGCTGAgcgagatggagaaggaggagcaggagaaacTCTGGTACTACGCGCAGCTGCAGGGCCTGGCCAAGCGCCTAGACGAGCTGCCGCACGTGGAGACG TTCTCCATGCAGATGGACCTGATCCGCCAGCAGCTGGAGTTCGAGGCACAGCACATCCGCTCACTGATGGAGGAGCGCTTCGGGACCTCGGACGAGAGGGTGCAGCGTGCCCAG atgcGAGCTTCCCGCTTGGAGCAAATCGACAAGGAGCTGCTGTCTGCGCAGGACCGGGTGCAGCAGACCGAGCCCCAG GCCCTACTGGCCGTGAAGCCCATTCCCGTGGACGAGGAGCCGGAGCCTGAGGCCCCCACGCAACCTGAGGACGGCGCCCTTCAGCCGGGCAACAGCAAG GTCGAGGTGGTCTTCTGGCTCCTGTCTATGCTGGCCACGCGCGACCAGGAGGACACAGCCCGCACACTGCTCGCCATGTCCAGCTCTCCCGAGAGCTGCGTGGCCATGCGGCGCTCCGGCTGCCTTCCCTTGCTGCTGCAGATCCTGCATGGCGCCGAGGCGGGCGTGGGGGGTGGCCCCGGGGCGCCGGGCGCCAAGGACGCGCGCATGCGGGCCAACGCCGCGCTGCACAACATCGTGTTCTCACAGCCCGAGCAGGGTCTGGCCCGCAAGGAGATGCGGGTGCTGCACGTGCTGGAGCAGATCCGGGCCTACTGCGAGACGTGCGGGGACTGGCTGCGGGCGCGGCCCGTCGTCCCCGACCAAG CCCCCGCGCCCATCGAGCCCCAGATCTGCCAGGCCACCTGCGCCGTCATGAAGTTGTCCTTCGACGAGGAGTACCGGCGCGCCATGAACGAGCTGG GCGGGCTGCAGGCCGTGGCGGAGCTGCTGCAGGTGGACTATGAAATGTACCGGATGACGCGGGACCCGCTCAACCTGGCGCTGCGGCGCTATGCGGGCATGACTCTCACCAACCTCACCTTCGGGGACGTGGCCAACAAG gccATGCTGTGCGGGCGCCGCGGCTGCATGGAGGCCATCGTGGCGCAGCTGGGGTCCGAGAGTGAGGAGCTGCAGCAG GTGGTGTCCAGCATCCTGCGGAACCTGTCCTGGCGCGCCGACATCCACAGCAAGAAGGTGCTGCGGGAGGTGGGCAGCATGGCGGCGCTGATGGACTGCGCGCTGCGCGCCTCCAAG GAGTCCACCCTGAAGAGCGTGCTGAGCGCGCTGTGGAACCTGTCGGCGCACAGCACGGAGAACAAGGCGGCACTGTGCCAGGTGCAGGGCGCGCTGGGCTTTCTGGTGAGCACCCTCACCTACAAGTGCGCCAGCAACTCGCTGGCCATCATCGAGAGCGGCGGCGGCGTCCTGCGCAACGTGTCCAGCCTGGTGGCCACGCGGGAGGACTACag GCAGGTCCTGCGGGACCACAACTGCCTGCAGACGCTGCTGCAGCACCTGACGTCGCACAGCCTGACCATCGTGAGCAACGCATGCGGCACGCTGTGGAACCTGTCTGCGCGCAGCGCGCGGGACCAGGAGCTGCTGTGGGAGCTGGGCGCGGTGGGCATGCTGCGCAACCTGGTGCACTCCAAGCACAAGATGATCGCCATGGGCAGCGCCGCGGCGCTCCGCAACCTGTTGGCGCACCGGCCCGCCAAGTACGCGGCCGCTGCCGCCGCCGTGTCGCCAGGCTCCTGCGCCCCCAGCCTGGTGGCCCGCAAGCAGCGCGCGCTGGAGGCCGAGCTGGACACGCGGGGGCTGGCGCAGGCCCTGGGCCGGCTGGACGCGCGCGGCCTGGCCGAGCCCGACGCCAAGAAGTCAGGGCCACCGCTGCGCCACCTGGACGCGCTGGCCCGCGACTACGCGTCCGACTCGGGCTGCTTCGACGACGAGGATGCGCCCTCGCTGGCGGCCGCCGCAGAGCCCGCCAGCCCGGCCGTCCCGCCGCCGCCGCTCCTGCCGGGCGGCCCCCGGCCCCCGACAGCCCGCCGCGGGGCCCCCGACGCCGCCGAGCCGGGGCCGGCCGATGCCGCCGTGGCCGCCCGCGCCAAGGCCAAACTGGCGCTGGCGGTGGCGCGCATCGACCGGCTGGTGGAGGACATCGCGGCGCTGCACACGTCGTCGGAGGACAGCTTAAGCCTGAGCTCAGGTGACCCCGGGCGGGAGGCAGCCCGAGAGGCGCGCGCCCAGTCCTGCTCGCCCTGCCGCGGCCGCGCGCCCCCGCTACTGCGGCTCCAGGCGGCGCACGCCAGCCTCTCCAATGACAGCCTCAACAGCGGCAGCGCCAGCGCCAGCGACCCACCGCCCCGCCTGCTGGCCGCGCTGGCCGAGCGCCGGGAGGCGGCCCCGGGGGCGCAGGCACGGCCCAGCCGGCTGGACCTGAGCGCTAAGGGCGCCCTGGATGCGCGCGTGCGTACCATCAAGCTGTCGCCCACCTACCAGCACGTGCCCATGGCGGACGGCGCGGCGCCCACTCAGCCTGGGGTGCGCAGGCAGGCATGGCCGGCGGCCGAGGGTCCGAGCCGGGCGCGGGAGAAGGCGGCGGCCGGGGCCCTCGAGCTGTCCCGCTACAGTTCACTGTCCTCCctgtcctctgccggccgcccggGCCCCAGCGAGACCGGGGATGTGGAGGACAGCGACTCATCCCTGGAGAGGCTGGAGGAGGCGCGGCTGGATGCCGCCTGGCACGGCCCGGGGCCCGCCCCCGCCGCCTCGCTGCCTGTGGCCATCCCGGGGCCCCTGCATGCCCGCGGCCCGGGGCCAGAGGACGCCACGCCGTCCAGCTCATCGGAGAACTGCGTGCAGGAGACGCCACTGGTGCTGAGCCGCTGCAGCTCGGTGAGCTCGCTGGGCAGCTTCGAGAGCCCGTCCATCGCCAGCTCGTTCGCCAGCGAGCCGTGCAGCGGGCTGGGCAGCGGCGCCGTCAGCCCCAGCGAGCTGCCCGACAGCCCGGGCCAGACCATGCCGCCCAGCCGCAGCAAGAcgccccccgccgccgccgcgccctTCAGCTTGCAGTGGGAGAGCTACGTGAAGCGCTTCCTGGACATCGCCGACTGCCGCGAGCGCCGCCGCCTGCCCTCCGAGCTGGACGCGGGCAGCGTGCGCTTCACTCTGGAGCAGCCGGACGAGAACTTCTCCTGCGCCTCCAGCCTCAGCGCGCTGGCGCTGCACGAGCACTATGTGCAGCAGGACGTGGAGCTGCGGCTGCTGCGGGGCGCCCCGGGTCCGCACCCGCACGCGCCCCGCCGCCGGGAGGAGGCCCCGGGCCGCCCTGCCGCGCCCCCGCCGGCCTTGGCCGCGCCCACTGAGCTGCAGCTGCTGAGGGACTGTCTGGGCGCCACGCCCGCGCGGCTGCGCAAAGTGGCCTCGGCGCTGGTGCCCGGGCGTGCGCGCGCGCTCCCGCTGCCCGTCTACATGCTGGTGGCCGCGCCGCCCGGCGAGGACAACTTGGGCACCGATTCTGCCGAGGGCGCCGCCTCGCTCAGCGACGAGACCCTGCGGGGCCCCAGGCCGGCGCCGAAAGCGGCCGCCTCCACCAAGCAGGCCTCCGGAAACCGGCACCGGGCGGGTGCCCGTGGCCAAGAGCCGCCGCACGGGACGGGCAGGGACCGCAAGGAGTTGGAGCTGCCCCTGGGCCCCGGCCCCAGCAGCGCCTCGGCTCCCCGGGCGCACGGGGATGGGGGCGCGCAGCCGCTCTGCCTCACCACGCCCACAGAGGAGGCGGTGTACTGCTTCTACGACGACGACTCTGAGGACGAGCCCGCCATCTCCGCCGCGCCCCCGCGCCGCGCGTCCGCCATCCCACGCGCTGTCAAGCGGGACCGCGCGCAGCCCCCCGGGAGGGAGCCGCCCACTGCGCGCAGCCAGCCCAGCCTCATCGAGGACGAGACGCCGCCCTGCTACTCGCTCAGCTCCTCCGCCAGCTCGCTCAGCGAGCCCGAGCCCCCACGCCGGccccgcgcccgcccgcccgccgcccctGCCGCAGAGGCCCGGGCGCCTGCCTCCCGCGCCCCGCCCGACCTGCCGCGGCGCTGTGCCGCCTCTGCCCTGCCCCGAAGGCGGATGCCCGCAGCCGGCCCACGGCGCAGCAAGCCCCGTGCAGCCCGGCCCGAGGACGTGGCCGACGAGGCGGCGGGTTCGGACCGCGCGTCGGACCTGGACAGCGTGCAGTGGCGCGCCATCCAGGAGGGCGCCAACTCCATCGTCACCTGGCTGCACCAGGCGGCCGCCGCCACCCGCGAGGCCTCCTCCGAGTCCGACTCGCTGCGTTCCTCCGCCTCCGCGCTGTCCGCTGGCTCCACGCTGCAGGCCTCCCCGCACCACAAGGCGCACCGGCCGGACGCCCGGGCCGCGGCCGCCACGCAGCGCGCCGCCGGGGCTCCCAAGGGTGCATCGGGGCTGCCCTCCGTCCGGCGCGGCCGGACCGTGATCTACGTGCCCCGTCCGGTTGCTCCCAAGGCCGCGCCGGGCGCCCGCAGTGCACCAAGAAAGAGCACGCAGCCCGCCGCAACCCCCAAGGCCCCCGCGTCCTGGCAGCCACGCTCACGCAGCCTCCACCGGCCGGGCCTGACCACAGAGCCCGCGGCTCCCAGGCCTACGCAGCGCAGCGCCACGCCCCCCGCCCGCCTGGCCAAGACGCCATCCTCCGGGTCCTCGCAGACCTCGCccgccgcccgacccccaccgcccggcccccgccgCCCGGCCCCCGCCCACCCAACGCCTGGCCCCGCGGCCTCACCCGTGCCACAGACCCCCGCGCGGGCACTGCTCGCCCGCCAGCACAAGACGCAGAAGTCGCCGGTGCGCATCCCGTTCATGGCGAGGCCGGCGGGCAGGGGGCCCCCGCCCCTGGCCAGGCCCAGCCCCGAACCCGGACCCCGGGGCCGACCAGGCCTGCTGCGCGGGGCGTCGGCGCGCTCCAGCGGCAGCGAGTCCTCGGAGCGCTCCGGCTTCCGACGGCAGCTCACCTTCATCAAGGAGTCGCCGGGGCTGCCGCGTCGCCGCCACCCCGAGCAGGGGCCCACCGCCGCCGCGCCcgccccagtcccagtccccgtCCACGCCTCACCTCGCCGGGGCCGGCCCGCGCTGCCCGCAGTCTTCCTCTGCTCTTCACGCTGCGACGAGCTGCGGGCGCCCCCCCGCCCCGGCTCGgcccccgcgccccgcccccgccccggcctCCGCGAgcggccgccccgccgccccagCTCCGAGAGCCCCTCCCGCCTGCCGCTGCGCACTGCGGCCCCGCGGCCCGACACGGTGCGGCGCTACGCGTCCCTACCGCACATCAGCGTGGCCCGCCGGCCGGCCGCCCCCGCGGCCCCCGCCGCCGCAACCCCCGCGCGCCGCAGCAGCGACGGGGAGCCCTCGCCCGCCTCCACGTGGCGCCGCATCCGCGACGAGGACGTGCCCCACATCCTGCAGCGCACCCTGCCCGCCTGCGCCCTGCCGCTGCGCAGGACCAGCGACGCCGTGGTGCAGACCGAGGACCCGGCGGCCAGGGCGCACGCCGGCCCGGCCCCGAGCCCCGAGAGCCGCGTGCCCGTCGCCCCCGCGCCCGTCAAGCCGCCCGCTGACGGCCCCGGCTTCCCCGCCAGCCGCCATGGCTCCCCCAGCCGCTCGGCGCGCGTCTCGCCCTTCAACTACGTGCCCAGCCCCATGGCGGCGGCCGGCGCTGACCCCGCCGCCCAGAAACTGCCCGCCGGCCTCCCGGAGTAG